A stretch of Carnobacterium iners DNA encodes these proteins:
- a CDS encoding adenylosuccinate synthase produces MSSVVVVGTQWGDEGKGKITDFLSEKAEIIARYQGGDNAGHTIKFDGKTFKLHLIPSGIFASKKISVIGNGVVINPKALIKELAYLHENGVSTDNLRISDRAHVILPYHIQLDQLQEDSKGDQKIGTTIKGIGPAYMDKAARVGIRIADLLDKEIFEERLRINLEEKNQLFTKIFDSKPVEFSDVFEEYYQYGQEIKHYICDTSVILNEALDDNKRVLFEGAQGVMLDIDQGTYPFVTSSNPVAGGVTIGSGVGPSKIDKVVGVCKAYTSRVGDGPFPTELQNEIGQRIRDVGKEYGTTTGRPRRIGWLDTVVMRHSKRVSGITNLSLNSIDVLSGLETVKICTAYERNGKHILHYPASLKELAECQPVYEELPGWSEDITGCKTLEELPIQARQYVQRVSELIGVPLLTFSVGPDREQTNVLEDIWTQL; encoded by the coding sequence ATGTCTTCAGTAGTAGTAGTTGGTACGCAATGGGGCGATGAAGGAAAAGGTAAAATTACAGATTTTTTAAGTGAAAAAGCAGAAATTATTGCACGTTATCAAGGAGGAGACAATGCAGGACATACGATTAAGTTTGATGGTAAGACGTTTAAACTTCATTTAATTCCATCTGGCATATTTGCTTCTAAAAAAATAAGCGTTATTGGAAATGGTGTCGTTATTAATCCTAAAGCTCTTATTAAAGAACTGGCTTATCTACATGAAAATGGAGTAAGTACAGATAATTTGCGTATTTCTGATCGAGCTCATGTTATCCTACCTTATCATATTCAATTAGATCAATTACAAGAAGATTCAAAAGGCGATCAAAAAATCGGGACAACCATTAAAGGAATTGGACCTGCTTATATGGATAAAGCTGCCAGAGTAGGGATTAGAATCGCAGATTTACTAGACAAAGAAATTTTTGAAGAACGTTTACGTATTAATCTAGAAGAAAAGAACCAATTATTCACAAAAATATTTGATTCAAAGCCAGTTGAATTTTCAGATGTTTTCGAAGAATATTATCAATACGGTCAAGAAATAAAGCACTATATCTGTGATACTTCAGTTATTTTAAATGAAGCATTAGATGATAATAAACGTGTATTATTTGAGGGCGCCCAAGGAGTTATGCTTGATATTGACCAGGGGACATATCCCTTTGTGACATCCTCTAACCCTGTAGCTGGAGGAGTGACGATTGGAAGTGGCGTAGGTCCATCCAAAATAGATAAAGTAGTTGGAGTATGCAAAGCGTATACTTCTCGTGTTGGGGACGGTCCTTTTCCAACAGAGCTACAAAATGAAATCGGGCAGCGTATCCGTGACGTTGGAAAAGAATACGGAACAACAACTGGTCGTCCACGTCGTATTGGTTGGTTAGATACTGTCGTTATGCGCCACTCTAAGCGTGTATCAGGAATTACCAACCTTTCACTAAACTCAATTGATGTTTTAAGTGGATTAGAAACAGTTAAAATATGTACAGCTTACGAGAGAAATGGCAAACATATTTTGCACTACCCAGCAAGCTTAAAAGAATTAGCAGAGTGCCAACCAGTATACGAAGAATTACCTGGTTGGAGTGAAGACATTACAGGTTGTAAAACCTTAGAAGAACTACCCATTCAAGCACGACAGTACGTTCAACGTGTTTCTGAATTAATTGGAGTACCTCTCCTAACTTTCTCAGTAGGTCCAGATCGTGAACAAACAAATGTGCTAGAAGATATTTGGACACAACTTTAA
- the dnaB gene encoding replicative DNA helicase, protein MANEAFQDRLPPQSIEAEQAVLGSVFLDPDTVVGALEFIEAKDFYRRGHQLIFQTMLDLNNNNEAIDIVTITNALASKNQLEDVGGMAYLAELAIIVPTAANMEHYAKIVEQKSILRNLIRTATEIVAKGYDEGEELASILDEAERNILEVSEKRSRSGFLSISEVLNTSIARIDELYQNDEEITGLPTGYKALDKMTAGLQKEELIILAARPAVGKTAFALNIAQNVGTKTDKTVAIFSLEMGAESLVNRMLCAEGSIDASNLRTGNLSEEEWQNLIVAMGSLSKASIYIDDTPGIRVAEIRAKCRRLKQEKGELGLILIDYLQLIEGTGRESRQQEVSEISRQLKKLAKELDVPVMALSQLSRGVEQRQDKRPVLSDIRESGSIEQDADIVAFLYRDDYYDREDGDEEKDSDMAGQENIIEVIIEKNRSGARGTVKLLFIKEYNKFSSLSYFPDDIPQR, encoded by the coding sequence TTGGCAAATGAAGCTTTTCAGGACCGCTTACCACCTCAGAGTATCGAAGCTGAACAAGCTGTATTAGGCTCTGTTTTCTTAGATCCTGATACGGTTGTAGGGGCATTAGAATTTATTGAAGCAAAAGATTTTTATCGACGCGGGCACCAACTTATATTTCAAACAATGTTGGATTTAAATAACAATAATGAAGCTATTGATATTGTAACCATTACAAATGCACTGGCATCTAAAAATCAATTAGAAGATGTTGGTGGAATGGCTTACTTAGCTGAACTAGCTATCATAGTTCCAACTGCTGCCAATATGGAGCATTATGCTAAGATTGTTGAGCAAAAATCTATTTTAAGAAATTTAATTCGAACAGCCACAGAAATCGTTGCAAAAGGATATGATGAAGGAGAAGAGCTTGCATCTATTTTAGATGAAGCAGAGCGTAATATATTAGAAGTTTCCGAAAAGCGTAGCAGGAGCGGTTTTTTGTCTATTTCAGAAGTCTTGAACACTTCTATTGCACGAATTGATGAATTGTACCAAAACGATGAAGAAATTACGGGGTTACCGACAGGTTATAAAGCACTAGATAAGATGACGGCAGGACTTCAAAAAGAAGAACTAATTATTTTAGCTGCTAGACCAGCTGTTGGTAAAACGGCTTTTGCTTTAAACATTGCTCAGAATGTTGGAACAAAGACAGATAAAACAGTTGCTATATTTAGTTTAGAAATGGGTGCAGAGTCACTTGTTAATCGAATGCTTTGCGCTGAAGGAAGTATTGATGCTAGTAATTTACGGACCGGTAATCTCTCCGAAGAGGAATGGCAAAATCTAATTGTAGCGATGGGTAGTCTATCTAAAGCGAGTATTTATATAGATGACACACCAGGAATTAGAGTTGCTGAAATCAGAGCAAAATGTCGTCGATTGAAACAAGAAAAAGGCGAATTAGGTCTTATTTTAATTGATTATTTGCAGCTCATTGAAGGAACTGGTAGAGAGAGCCGTCAACAGGAAGTCTCTGAAATTTCACGGCAATTAAAGAAATTAGCTAAAGAATTGGATGTACCTGTTATGGCATTATCCCAATTGTCACGTGGAGTAGAGCAACGACAAGATAAACGTCCAGTATTGAGTGATATTCGTGAGTCTGGTTCTATCGAGCAAGACGCGGATATTGTTGCTTTTCTTTATCGAGATGACTATTACGATCGTGAAGACGGCGATGAAGAAAAAGACTCAGATATGGCTGGTCAAGAAAATATTATAGAAGTCATTATTGAGAAAAATAGAAGTGGGGCACGTGGGACCGTTAAACTTTTATTTATTAAGGAATACAATAAATTTTCATCCCTATCTTATTTCCCAGATGATATACCCCAAAGATAA
- the rplI gene encoding 50S ribosomal protein L9 encodes MKVILLKDVKGKGKKGEVKNVADGYAHNFLIKNGLAKEATTGSLSELKGKIHAEEKQQAEIKQEAQEIKELLERESNALVIKSKAAEDGRLFGSITTKQISAAAQKQLGIKLDKRKIELNIPIRTVTSMKVDVKVHPEVVATMTVNVLPE; translated from the coding sequence ATGAAAGTTATTTTATTAAAAGATGTAAAAGGTAAAGGTAAAAAAGGAGAAGTTAAAAATGTAGCTGATGGATATGCACATAACTTCTTAATTAAAAATGGATTAGCTAAAGAAGCAACCACAGGTTCTTTAAGCGAATTAAAAGGTAAAATTCATGCTGAAGAAAAACAACAAGCAGAAATAAAGCAAGAAGCACAAGAAATAAAAGAATTATTAGAAAGAGAATCTAATGCACTAGTAATAAAGTCTAAAGCAGCTGAGGATGGTCGATTATTTGGTTCAATTACAACCAAACAAATTTCAGCAGCAGCTCAAAAACAATTAGGAATAAAATTAGATAAACGTAAAATTGAATTAAATATTCCTATTCGCACAGTTACATCAATGAAAGTAGACGTTAAAGTCCATCCTGAAGTTGTTGCGACAATGACAGTAAACGTATTACCTGAATAA
- a CDS encoding DHH family phosphoesterase, producing the protein MEKLSIEKLPNFLNDNKFKWFAVVIGLLQTVTIILGFFVHFTIGIVLLVAFIITVLSLYYLAKKISIETRKYITDLSYRIKRGEQEALIKMPIGILLFNEEYEVQWTNPYLQNYFGHQGVLGKKITEIDKELADVIQSSQSSGLQTVHWGENVYQIIVQEDIRVVYLMDITEYAQIKVKYEDEKIAIGNIFVDNHDEIIQGMNDRSISNLNNFVTTELSNWAKEHHIYLKRVSEDRFIVMMYQWSLEKIEEDKFAIIDRIRERTSKQNFPLTLSIGLAYDNNDLSLLAKQAQINLDLALGRGGDQVVVKSSSGEPRYYGGKTNPMEKRTRVRSRIISQALQELMKQADQIFIIGHSYPDMDAIGSALGVRRIAEMNNKEAWIIIDPDNLSKDITQLVAEVEKDNSISRYIITPEIAEEMITSTTLLVMVDHHRPSLSIAPKLVNQINDIVIIDHHRRSEEFPEKPVLVYIEPYASSTAELVTELFEYQPNESESINKIEATAMLGGIIVDTKSFSLRTGSRTFDAASYLRSCGADAVLIQRFLKEDKDTYLLRSHLIKTIEFISDKMAVTVGEEDKIYDTVVAAQTADTMLGMTDVDAAFVITKRSDGKVGISARSLGEINVQIIMEELGGGGHLSNAATQIENCTIAQAKENLRIVVAKQDEEE; encoded by the coding sequence ATGGAAAAGTTATCTATAGAAAAGCTCCCGAATTTTTTAAATGATAATAAATTTAAATGGTTTGCTGTTGTTATTGGTTTGTTACAGACAGTTACAATCATATTAGGTTTTTTTGTACATTTTACGATTGGAATAGTTTTGCTAGTTGCTTTTATCATTACGGTTCTTTCTTTATATTATTTGGCTAAAAAAATTAGTATAGAAACTCGTAAGTATATTACTGATTTATCATACCGAATTAAAAGAGGGGAACAAGAAGCACTTATCAAAATGCCGATTGGTATTTTATTGTTTAATGAAGAGTATGAAGTACAATGGACAAATCCTTATCTTCAGAATTATTTCGGGCATCAAGGAGTTCTTGGTAAAAAAATTACTGAGATTGATAAAGAATTAGCAGATGTCATTCAAAGTAGTCAGTCTTCCGGCTTACAAACAGTTCATTGGGGCGAGAACGTTTATCAAATTATTGTTCAAGAAGATATCCGTGTCGTTTATTTGATGGATATTACTGAATATGCCCAAATTAAAGTGAAATACGAAGACGAAAAAATTGCGATTGGAAATATTTTTGTAGATAATCATGATGAAATTATTCAAGGGATGAATGATCGAAGTATTTCTAATTTGAATAATTTTGTTACAACAGAATTATCTAATTGGGCAAAAGAACACCATATTTATTTAAAAAGAGTATCGGAAGATCGCTTCATCGTTATGATGTACCAATGGTCTTTAGAAAAAATAGAAGAAGATAAATTTGCCATTATTGATCGAATCAGAGAAAGAACTTCTAAACAAAATTTTCCATTAACATTAAGCATTGGATTAGCTTATGACAACAATGACTTGAGTCTCTTAGCTAAGCAAGCTCAAATTAATCTTGATTTAGCATTAGGAAGAGGTGGAGATCAAGTTGTTGTCAAATCATCGAGCGGTGAGCCACGTTATTATGGCGGTAAGACAAACCCAATGGAAAAAAGAACGCGTGTTCGTTCCAGGATAATTAGTCAAGCTCTACAAGAATTGATGAAACAAGCAGATCAGATTTTTATTATAGGACATAGTTATCCTGATATGGATGCTATAGGATCTGCACTGGGTGTTCGAAGAATCGCTGAGATGAATAACAAAGAGGCGTGGATTATTATAGATCCGGATAATCTTAGTAAAGATATTACTCAATTAGTTGCAGAAGTAGAAAAAGATAATTCTATTAGTCGTTATATTATCACACCTGAGATTGCTGAGGAAATGATTACTTCTACTACTTTACTAGTGATGGTAGATCACCATCGGCCTTCACTTTCTATAGCACCCAAACTAGTTAATCAAATCAATGACATCGTTATTATCGACCATCATCGAAGAAGTGAAGAGTTTCCAGAAAAACCGGTATTAGTTTATATTGAGCCCTATGCTTCTTCAACTGCTGAATTGGTTACAGAACTATTCGAATACCAACCAAATGAATCAGAATCGATTAATAAGATTGAAGCAACAGCTATGCTAGGTGGTATTATAGTCGATACTAAAAGTTTCTCTTTACGTACAGGCTCTCGTACATTTGATGCAGCCAGTTATCTAAGATCTTGTGGAGCTGACGCTGTTTTAATTCAGCGATTCTTAAAAGAAGATAAAGATACTTATTTACTTCGTAGCCATTTAATTAAAACAATCGAATTCATTAGTGATAAAATGGCTGTTACCGTTGGCGAAGAAGATAAGATTTATGATACAGTAGTAGCGGCACAAACAGCAGACACTATGTTAGGAATGACAGACGTCGATGCTGCTTTTGTCATCACAAAACGTTCAGATGGAAAAGTAGGAATCAGTGCACGAAGTTTAGGTGAAATAAATGTTCAAATTATTATGGAAGAATTGGGTGGCGGCGGTCACTTATCAAACGCAGCTACGCAAATAGAAAATTGCACTATTGCACAAGCAAAAGAAAATTTGCGTATAGTAGTGGCTAAACAAGATGAGGAGGAATGA
- the rpsR gene encoding 30S ribosomal protein S18 translates to MAIQRRGGRKRRKVDYIAANHIEHIDFKDLDLLKRFISERGKILPRRVSGTSAKNQRKITIAIKRARIMGLLPFVTAE, encoded by the coding sequence ATGGCTATCCAACGTAGAGGCGGACGCAAGCGCCGTAAAGTTGATTATATTGCAGCTAACCACATTGAACATATCGATTTTAAAGATCTTGATCTTTTAAAACGATTCATCTCTGAAAGAGGTAAGATTTTACCTCGTCGTGTTAGTGGCACTTCAGCTAAAAACCAACGTAAAATAACAATCGCAATCAAACGTGCACGTATCATGGGATTATTACCATTCGTCACAGCTGAATAA
- the ssb gene encoding single-stranded DNA-binding protein: MINNVVLVGRLTKDADLRYTSNGAAVASFTVAVNRQFTNQKGEREADFINCVAWRKTAETLANFTRKGSLIGVEGRIQTRSYDNQQGQRVYVTEVVVENFSMLESKSANDQRRGSDDTDNTAKTHQQNSASQTQNNYSQKSAPQNQNSQYPDFGNSDPFEKSSQPIDISDDDLPF, encoded by the coding sequence GTGATTAATAATGTTGTTTTAGTTGGAAGATTAACTAAAGATGCGGATTTGAGATACACTTCAAATGGTGCAGCTGTTGCATCGTTTACTGTAGCGGTAAACAGGCAGTTTACAAACCAAAAAGGTGAAAGAGAAGCAGATTTCATTAACTGTGTAGCTTGGAGAAAGACGGCTGAAACGTTAGCCAACTTTACTCGTAAGGGATCGTTGATTGGTGTAGAAGGGCGTATTCAAACACGTTCTTACGATAACCAACAAGGGCAGCGTGTTTATGTTACTGAAGTAGTCGTTGAGAATTTTTCAATGTTAGAATCTAAGTCTGCCAACGATCAACGTCGGGGTTCAGATGATACAGATAATACAGCGAAAACACATCAACAAAATTCAGCTAGCCAAACACAAAATAATTATTCGCAAAAATCAGCTCCTCAAAATCAAAATTCACAATATCCTGATTTTGGAAACTCTGATCCATTCGAGAAGAGTAGCCAACCGATTGATATTTCAGATGATGATTTACCGTTCTAA
- the rpsF gene encoding 30S ribosomal protein S6, translating to MSKVTNYEILYIIRPNIEEADKAALIERFDTILKDNGAEITESKDWSKRRLAYEIKKFHEGIYHIVKLSATDAAAINEFDRLSKINDDILRHMTIKVEA from the coding sequence ATGAGCAAAGTAACAAACTACGAAATTTTATACATTATTCGTCCAAACATTGAAGAAGCTGATAAAGCTGCTTTGATCGAACGTTTCGATACTATTTTAAAAGATAATGGTGCTGAAATCACTGAATCTAAAGACTGGTCTAAACGCCGTTTAGCTTACGAAATTAAAAAATTCCACGAAGGAATTTACCATATCGTAAAACTATCAGCAACAGACGCAGCAGCAATCAATGAATTCGATCGTCTATCTAAAATCAATGATGATATTTTACGTCATATGACTATTAAAGTAGAAGCTTAA
- the gyrA gene encoding DNA gyrase subunit A: protein MAEEFEENIEHKNLSQEMRTSFLDYAMSVIVARALPDVRDGLKPVHRRILYGMSELGVTPDKAHKKSARIVGDVMGKYHPHGDSAIYESMVRMAQDFSYRYPLVDGHGNFGSVDGDGAAAMRYTEARMTRMALEMLRDLNKDTVDYRDNYDGSEREPEVLPARFPNLLVNGGTGIAVGMATNIPPHNLTEVISALHILMKDPEATTADLMEALPGPDFPTGGLVMGKSGIRRAYETGRGSITIRAKVEIEITKTGRERIIVHELPYMVNKARLVERIADLARDKRIEGITDLGDESDRDGMRVVIDVRRDMSASVVLNNLYKLSSLQTSFGFNMLAIVNGIPKVLSLKEILEEYLKHQENIIRRRTAYDKRKAEARAHILEGLRIALDHIDEIIRIIRGSKTGEIAKNALIETYGLSDKQTQAILDMRMVRLTGLEREKIESEYNDLIALIADLKDILDNPERVHTIIETELLELQDRFGDVRRTELLVGEVLSLEDEDLIEEEEVVITLTHNGYVKRIASSEFKTQRRGGRGIQGMGVHNDDFIETLVSCSTHDTLLFFTNSGKVYRSKGYEIPEYGRTAKGIPVINLLGIDSNEKIQTVINLKNKEDDDRYLFFTTRQGTVKRTSISAFLNIRSNGIRAIVLRENDELMKVSITDGKQNIIIGTHQGYAVSFEENAVRNMGRSASGVRGIRLREEDYVVGMDLLTPESEVLIITEKGYGKRTSASEYAIKGRGGKGVKTANVTDKNGKLAGLTTVKGEEDIMLITNAGVIIRFSASSISQTGRVTLGVRLIRVGDNGAVSTMAKVEAEEVDVEEEKTDLEGTSTDEQILTAESKPVVDQPLFNEEESD from the coding sequence ATGGCCGAAGAATTTGAAGAAAATATTGAACATAAAAATTTAAGCCAGGAAATGCGGACATCATTCCTTGATTACGCAATGAGTGTTATTGTAGCACGGGCATTGCCGGATGTACGTGATGGTTTAAAACCAGTTCATCGTAGAATATTGTATGGAATGAGTGAATTAGGCGTCACGCCTGATAAAGCACATAAAAAATCAGCTCGTATTGTTGGAGACGTTATGGGTAAGTACCACCCTCATGGTGACAGTGCGATTTATGAATCAATGGTTCGTATGGCACAAGATTTTAGTTACCGCTATCCGTTAGTGGATGGACATGGGAACTTTGGCTCAGTTGATGGAGATGGGGCTGCAGCAATGCGGTATACCGAAGCTCGTATGACTCGTATGGCTTTAGAAATGTTGCGTGACTTAAATAAAGATACAGTTGATTATCGTGATAACTATGATGGGTCAGAGCGAGAACCAGAAGTTTTACCTGCTCGCTTTCCTAATCTTTTAGTTAACGGGGGAACAGGAATTGCTGTAGGAATGGCAACAAATATTCCACCACATAACTTGACCGAGGTTATCTCTGCGCTTCATATCTTGATGAAAGACCCTGAAGCAACCACTGCTGATTTGATGGAAGCTTTACCTGGTCCAGATTTTCCAACTGGTGGATTAGTAATGGGTAAATCAGGTATTAGAAGAGCCTATGAAACAGGCCGTGGATCTATTACAATTCGTGCAAAAGTAGAAATTGAGATTACAAAAACGGGCAGAGAAAGAATCATCGTGCATGAGTTGCCTTATATGGTCAATAAAGCCCGCTTAGTGGAACGTATTGCCGATTTGGCAAGGGATAAGAGAATTGAGGGAATAACTGATTTAGGGGACGAATCAGACCGTGATGGCATGCGCGTGGTTATTGATGTTCGTCGTGATATGAGTGCCAGTGTTGTTTTAAATAATTTATACAAATTATCTTCGCTACAAACGTCATTTGGCTTCAATATGTTAGCTATTGTTAACGGTATTCCAAAAGTATTAAGCTTAAAAGAAATTTTAGAAGAATATTTAAAACACCAAGAAAACATCATTCGTAGAAGAACAGCTTACGATAAGCGAAAAGCAGAAGCGCGTGCTCATATTCTTGAAGGGTTACGCATTGCGCTAGATCATATAGATGAAATCATCCGCATTATTCGTGGATCTAAAACAGGTGAAATTGCTAAAAACGCGTTGATTGAAACATATGGCTTATCTGATAAACAAACTCAAGCAATCTTAGATATGCGGATGGTTCGTTTAACGGGCTTAGAACGTGAGAAGATAGAGTCTGAATACAACGATTTGATTGCGTTAATTGCTGATTTAAAGGATATTTTAGATAATCCGGAACGCGTCCACACTATTATTGAAACAGAATTATTGGAATTACAGGATCGATTTGGTGATGTTCGTCGAACAGAATTATTGGTCGGTGAAGTACTAAGCCTTGAAGATGAAGATCTAATCGAAGAAGAAGAAGTAGTTATCACGTTGACTCATAATGGATACGTTAAGCGTATTGCAAGCTCAGAGTTCAAAACTCAAAGACGTGGTGGTCGTGGCATACAAGGAATGGGCGTTCACAACGATGACTTTATTGAAACGTTGGTTTCTTGTTCAACTCATGATACGTTACTATTCTTTACGAATAGCGGAAAGGTATATCGTTCTAAAGGTTATGAGATTCCAGAATACGGCCGTACAGCTAAAGGTATTCCTGTCATTAATCTATTAGGAATAGATTCCAATGAAAAAATCCAGACGGTTATTAACTTGAAAAATAAAGAAGACGATGATCGTTACCTCTTCTTTACAACGCGTCAAGGAACCGTTAAACGGACAAGTATTTCAGCCTTCTTAAATATTCGAAGCAATGGAATCAGGGCAATTGTATTGCGTGAAAACGATGAACTAATGAAAGTTTCTATCACAGATGGAAAACAAAACATTATCATTGGGACTCACCAAGGCTACGCAGTGAGCTTTGAAGAAAATGCAGTACGTAATATGGGAAGAAGTGCTAGTGGTGTTCGTGGCATTCGTTTACGTGAAGAGGATTATGTTGTTGGTATGGACTTATTAACACCTGAATCTGAAGTGTTGATTATTACCGAAAAAGGATATGGCAAACGCACAAGTGCAAGTGAATATGCTATTAAAGGCCGTGGCGGTAAGGGAGTCAAAACGGCTAATGTTACCGATAAAAATGGAAAATTGGCTGGTTTAACGACTGTAAAAGGTGAAGAAGACATCATGCTAATTACTAATGCTGGCGTAATCATTCGCTTTAGTGCATCTAGCATCTCGCAGACTGGACGTGTAACGTTGGGTGTACGCTTAATACGTGTGGGGGATAATGGTGCCGTATCTACTATGGCAAAAGTAGAGGCTGAAGAAGTAGACGTTGAAGAAGAAAAGACTGATTTAGAGGGTACATCAACGGATGAACAAATACTTACAGCAGAATCAAAGCCTGTTGTAGACCAACCATTGTTTAACGAAGAAGAAAGCGACTAA
- the gyrB gene encoding DNA topoisomerase (ATP-hydrolyzing) subunit B, whose amino-acid sequence MNLSEEIRSKKDIAQDYDASQIQVLEGLEAVRKRPGMYIGSTSGEGLHHLVWEIVDNSIDEALAGFADEINVTVEANNGITVIDNGRGIPVDTQKKTGRPALETVFTILHAGGKFGGGGYKVSGGLHGVGGSVVNALSSSLEVRVYKNGKIYFQGYSRGAVLNDVEIIGDTDRHGTTVYFLPDTDIFKETIEFDYDRLAVRVRELAFLNRGLKITIEDKREEKPQIQEYHYQGGIKSYVGFLNKNKNILFEEPIFLEGEQQGIAVEVAMQYTDGYHSNLLTFANNIHTYEGGTHESGFKTALTRVINDYAKRNKLIKENEDNLTGEDVREGLTAVVSVKHPDPQFEGQTKTKLGNSEARTITDRLFSAHFDKFLMENPQTARKIVEKGLLASRARLAAKRAREVTRKKSGLEISNLPGKLADCSSKNPEISEIFIVEGDSAGGSAKQGRSRLFQAILPIRGKILNVEKATLDRILGNEEIRALFTAMGTGFGGDFDLSKARYHKLVIMTDADVDGAHIRTLLLTLFYRYMRPVVEAGFVYIAQPPLYQVKQGKKMVYLDSEEELDNLLKEWPLAPKPSIQRYKGLGEMDAEQLWDTTMNPENRRLLQITVEDAIEADQVMDMLMGDRVEPRRKFIEDNARYVQNLDI is encoded by the coding sequence ATGAATTTGTCTGAAGAAATTAGAAGTAAAAAAGATATTGCCCAAGATTATGATGCAAGTCAAATTCAAGTATTAGAAGGATTAGAAGCTGTACGTAAACGACCAGGTATGTATATTGGATCAACGAGTGGAGAAGGCTTGCATCATTTAGTATGGGAAATCGTAGATAACTCAATTGATGAAGCTTTAGCTGGCTTTGCGGATGAAATTAATGTTACTGTCGAAGCTAATAATGGTATCACTGTAATCGATAATGGGCGTGGAATTCCTGTTGATACTCAAAAGAAAACGGGTCGTCCAGCTCTTGAAACAGTGTTTACTATTCTTCATGCTGGAGGAAAATTTGGTGGTGGAGGCTACAAAGTCTCTGGTGGTTTACATGGCGTAGGTGGTTCTGTTGTTAATGCTTTATCATCAAGTTTAGAAGTGCGAGTATACAAGAATGGAAAAATTTATTTCCAAGGTTACTCTAGAGGAGCCGTTTTAAATGACGTTGAAATTATTGGGGATACCGATCGTCACGGTACAACAGTCTATTTCTTGCCAGATACGGATATTTTCAAAGAAACGATTGAGTTTGATTACGACAGATTAGCTGTTCGTGTTCGCGAATTAGCGTTCTTGAATCGAGGATTGAAAATAACGATTGAGGATAAGAGAGAAGAAAAACCTCAAATTCAAGAATACCATTACCAAGGTGGAATTAAGAGTTATGTTGGATTTTTAAATAAAAATAAAAATATTTTATTCGAAGAGCCAATCTTCCTAGAAGGCGAGCAACAAGGTATTGCAGTCGAGGTAGCGATGCAATACACAGATGGCTATCATTCTAATTTATTAACATTTGCTAATAATATTCATACTTACGAAGGTGGAACACATGAGTCGGGTTTTAAAACGGCTTTAACACGTGTCATTAATGATTACGCAAAACGCAATAAACTAATAAAAGAAAACGAAGATAACCTAACAGGTGAAGACGTCCGTGAGGGATTAACGGCTGTTGTTTCGGTTAAACATCCAGATCCACAATTTGAAGGACAAACAAAAACAAAATTAGGTAACTCTGAAGCAAGAACGATTACCGATCGTCTTTTTTCTGCACATTTTGATAAATTTTTAATGGAAAATCCTCAGACAGCCCGAAAAATAGTTGAAAAAGGGCTTTTAGCTTCTAGAGCTCGCTTAGCAGCAAAACGTGCTCGTGAAGTGACACGTAAAAAGAGTGGCTTAGAAATTAGTAATTTACCTGGTAAATTAGCAGACTGTTCTAGCAAAAATCCAGAAATCAGTGAAATATTCATTGTTGAGGGAGATTCTGCTGGAGGTTCAGCTAAGCAAGGACGTTCTCGTTTATTCCAAGCAATTCTGCCTATCCGTGGTAAAATTCTAAACGTTGAAAAAGCGACATTAGATCGGATTTTAGGAAACGAAGAAATACGCGCGCTCTTTACCGCTATGGGAACTGGCTTTGGTGGAGATTTTGATTTATCAAAAGCTCGCTATCATAAATTAGTTATTATGACGGATGCCGATGTTGATGGGGCACATATTCGTACATTATTATTAACACTTTTTTATCGTTATATGCGGCCAGTCGTCGAGGCAGGATTTGTTTATATCGCACAACCGCCTTTATATCAAGTAAAACAAGGTAAAAAGATGGTCTATCTTGATTCTGAAGAGGAATTAGATAATCTATTGAAAGAATGGCCTCTTGCTCCAAAACCTTCTATTCAACGTTACAAAGGACTAGGAGAGATGGATGCTGAACAACTATGGGATACAACAATGAATCCAGAAAATCGACGTTTGCTTCAGATAACTGTTGAAGACGCAATTGAAGCAGATCAAGTAATGGATATGCTTATGGGTGACAGAGTGGAACCACGTCGTAAATTTATCGAAGACAACGCTCGCTACGTTCAGAACTTAGATATTTAA